One region of Polynucleobacter sp. SHI8 genomic DNA includes:
- a CDS encoding acyl-protein synthetase: MLTDEFLNWPIYSFLKEEKRTRLEELLHSLTIHHNMSCDLYKNLLIARDIKIENKFSLENVPFFPVRLFKLFHIQSINSKDVFKVLTSSGTTGQVPSKIFLDKETSNFQTHALVKIVQEFLGKNRLPMLIIDHPNVIKDRNNFSARGAGILGLSNFGREHVYALKEDMSLNIDEVNDFCERHKNTNTFVFGFTFIIWQNFLLELERLNLRLNLQNSIFLHSGGWKKLQDIAVDNLTFKERLNKVCGVKKIHNFYGMVEQVGSIFVECNQGYLHTPAFADILIRDPLDWSIKPNGEMGVVQVLSCIPKSYPGHSLLTEDLGTIHGEDNCECGRLGKYFEIHGRIPRAELRGCSDTQVSPTK, from the coding sequence ATGCTGACTGATGAGTTCCTAAATTGGCCAATTTATTCCTTTTTAAAGGAAGAGAAAAGGACAAGGCTGGAGGAGCTATTACATTCTTTAACAATTCATCACAATATGTCCTGTGATTTATACAAAAACTTGTTAATAGCTCGTGATATAAAAATTGAAAATAAATTTTCACTAGAAAACGTTCCTTTCTTTCCAGTAAGATTATTTAAGCTATTTCATATCCAAAGTATTAACTCTAAAGATGTTTTTAAGGTTTTAACTTCTTCCGGCACAACGGGCCAAGTCCCCTCCAAGATTTTTTTAGATAAAGAAACTTCCAATTTTCAGACGCATGCTCTAGTAAAAATTGTTCAAGAGTTTTTGGGTAAAAATCGACTCCCAATGCTTATTATTGACCACCCAAATGTCATTAAGGACAGAAATAATTTTTCTGCAAGAGGTGCTGGAATTCTTGGGCTATCCAATTTTGGCAGAGAGCATGTATATGCATTAAAAGAGGATATGTCTTTAAATATTGATGAAGTTAATGATTTTTGTGAAAGACATAAAAATACAAATACTTTTGTGTTTGGCTTTACTTTCATAATATGGCAAAACTTTCTTTTGGAACTAGAGCGACTCAACTTAAGATTAAACCTCCAAAACTCTATTTTTCTTCACAGTGGTGGATGGAAAAAACTCCAAGATATAGCTGTTGATAATTTGACTTTTAAGGAAAGGTTAAATAAGGTTTGTGGAGTTAAAAAGATTCATAATTTTTATGGAATGGTAGAGCAAGTTGGATCTATTTTTGTTGAGTGTAATCAGGGCTATTTGCACACACCTGCCTTTGCTGATATTTTAATTAGAGATCCTTTAGATTGGTCCATTAAACCTAACGGAGAGATGGGAGTTGTTCAAGTTTTATCTTGCATACCTAAAAGTTATCCGGGGCACAGTCTTTTAACTGAAGATTTAGGAACAATTCATGGAGAAGATAATTGTGAATGTGGGCGATTAGGTAAATATTTTGAAATTCATGGAAGAATTCCTCGAGCAGAGCTTAGAGGATGTAGTGACACTCAAGTCAGCCCGACAAAATAA